From the Halococcus hamelinensis 100A6 genome, one window contains:
- a CDS encoding MFS transporter, whose amino-acid sequence MQASPGSLKRRLATTGGGLRGDGRGWMLAVVAAGWFLILGGRYLFPEILPHIRAYFGVSNATAGLAITVVWAAYALMQFPAGASADHFGERTLLATSLVLSAGAVVAVSLAPTFGLFVLGCALFGLGTGLYGPARGMVLSDVFGDRDGTAIGATLAAGSAGSAAIPLVANALVGPLSWQTTVALLAVPFLLVAAGIYRAVPRRTPTDPPPRPSVRGVACSLATAVSRRSATAVVAATLLLFVVQGLSSFLPTYLISVKELSGGAAAGLFALFFLSGALAQSIAGNAADRLGDRTVLLALAAFGVVPLAVLPFVEGLVPLAVVTILLGTRLGLDPVSNAYIIAVMPPAVRGMAWGFFRTLFFFLAATGSTVVGLFFDYGLRDEVFFVLAGITALGAACYVYLPARDAV is encoded by the coding sequence ATGCAGGCGTCCCCAGGATCGCTCAAACGCCGGCTCGCGACGACCGGCGGGGGGCTCCGCGGCGACGGCCGCGGCTGGATGCTCGCCGTGGTCGCCGCCGGCTGGTTTCTGATCCTCGGCGGTCGGTATCTCTTCCCCGAGATCCTCCCCCACATCCGCGCATACTTCGGCGTCAGCAACGCCACGGCGGGCCTCGCGATCACGGTCGTCTGGGCGGCCTACGCGCTGATGCAGTTCCCCGCCGGGGCCTCGGCGGACCACTTCGGCGAGCGCACGCTGCTCGCGACCTCCCTCGTGCTTTCGGCGGGTGCGGTCGTCGCGGTGAGCCTCGCGCCCACCTTCGGGCTGTTCGTCCTCGGCTGTGCGCTCTTCGGTCTCGGGACGGGGCTCTACGGGCCGGCGCGCGGGATGGTCCTCTCGGACGTCTTCGGCGACCGTGACGGCACCGCAATCGGTGCGACGCTGGCCGCCGGGAGCGCCGGGTCGGCGGCGATCCCGCTCGTCGCGAACGCGCTCGTCGGCCCGCTCTCGTGGCAGACCACCGTCGCGCTCCTCGCGGTGCCCTTCCTCCTCGTCGCGGCCGGGATCTATCGGGCGGTGCCACGGCGGACCCCGACCGACCCGCCGCCGCGCCCGTCGGTCCGTGGGGTCGCCTGCTCGCTCGCCACCGCCGTCTCGCGCCGTTCCGCGACGGCCGTCGTCGCCGCGACCCTGTTGTTGTTCGTCGTACAGGGACTCTCGTCGTTCCTCCCGACCTACCTGATCTCGGTGAAGGAGCTCTCGGGCGGGGCCGCGGCCGGCCTGTTCGCGCTCTTTTTCCTCTCCGGCGCGCTCGCCCAGTCGATAGCGGGCAACGCCGCCGACCGCCTCGGCGACCGGACGGTGTTGCTCGCGCTCGCCGCCTTCGGCGTGGTGCCGCTCGCCGTGCTCCCGTTCGTCGAGGGCCTCGTTCCCCTCGCCGTCGTCACGATACTCCTGGGAACGCGGCTCGGCCTCGATCCGGTCAGCAACGCCTACATCATCGCCGTGATGCCGCCCGCGGTCCGCGGGATGGCGTGGGGGTTCTTCCGGACGCTGTTCTTCTTTCTCGCGGCGACCGGGTCGACGGTCGTGGGACTGTTCTTCGACTACGGCCTCCGCGACGAGGTGTTCTTCGTGCTCGCCGGCATCACCGCGCTCGGGGCCGCGTGTTACGTCTACCTCCCGGCTCGTGACGCCGTCTGA
- a CDS encoding DUF1405 domain-containing protein, protein MAGEGGVGALARFLDGSIPDREALPWYVAPVPDVLEDLGLRLAWLIVAVNLAGTAFGFWYYRFQFAFEPVVAWPVVPDSPMATLFIALSIASWKLGRSREWLNMLAFFGCLQLGFWTPFTLLAFHDAFLASTPLWLYCFLFFSHLAMTVEGFVIHRYSDFPVWAVALALVWYGFNDVVDYFVPIVGTTHHTQLPGQYVVDGVIQHVWSIHRVAAAGAVVLTMVITFLALTTRIEKLKRADS, encoded by the coding sequence ATGGCCGGAGAAGGCGGCGTCGGCGCGCTGGCTCGGTTCCTCGACGGGTCGATACCCGACCGCGAGGCGCTGCCGTGGTACGTCGCGCCGGTCCCCGACGTGCTGGAGGACCTCGGGCTTCGGCTCGCGTGGCTCATCGTCGCCGTCAACCTCGCGGGCACCGCCTTCGGCTTCTGGTACTACCGGTTCCAGTTCGCGTTCGAACCGGTCGTCGCGTGGCCGGTGGTGCCCGACAGCCCCATGGCGACCCTGTTCATCGCGCTCTCGATCGCCTCGTGGAAGCTCGGGCGGTCGCGGGAGTGGCTCAACATGCTCGCCTTCTTCGGCTGTCTCCAGCTCGGCTTCTGGACGCCGTTCACCCTCCTCGCGTTCCACGACGCCTTCCTCGCGAGCACCCCGCTCTGGCTCTACTGCTTCCTCTTCTTCAGCCACCTCGCGATGACCGTCGAGGGGTTCGTGATCCACCGCTACAGCGACTTCCCCGTGTGGGCGGTCGCGCTCGCGCTGGTCTGGTACGGCTTCAACGACGTCGTGGACTACTTCGTCCCGATCGTCGGGACGACCCATCACACACAGCTCCCGGGCCAGTACGTCGTCGACGGCGTCATCCAGCACGTCTGGTCGATCCACCGGGTCGCCGCCGCGGGCGCGGTGGTTCTGACCATGGTGATCACGTTCCTGGCGCTCACGACCCGGATCGAGAAACTCAAACGCGCCGATAGCTGA
- a CDS encoding endonuclease dU, whose translation MKAGTRALGVAASTRDDDRSTLAGCVVRADRVVDGFAFGSCTVGGTDATTAVIDLFSTLDREDIRYLLVAGIAPAWFNLLDLPRLHAATERPVLSVSFEASPGLETPLREAFSGAALDTRLDVYRKLPPRRELTVNDETVFVRNVGCSDDDAEEVVREFTPAGGRPEPLRIARLAARAADAWCDDFTS comes from the coding sequence GTGAAGGCCGGGACCCGCGCGCTCGGGGTCGCCGCATCCACCCGTGACGACGACCGGAGCACGCTCGCGGGCTGTGTGGTCCGCGCCGACCGCGTCGTCGACGGCTTCGCGTTCGGCTCCTGTACCGTCGGCGGTACCGACGCCACCACCGCCGTCATCGACCTCTTCTCGACGCTCGACCGCGAGGACATTCGCTACCTCTTAGTCGCGGGTATCGCGCCCGCCTGGTTCAACCTCCTCGACCTCCCCCGGCTCCACGCTGCCACCGAACGACCCGTGCTCTCGGTCTCCTTCGAGGCGAGTCCGGGGCTCGAAACCCCGCTCCGCGAGGCCTTCTCGGGCGCGGCGCTCGACACCCGGCTCGACGTGTACCGAAAACTCCCGCCGCGGCGCGAGCTCACGGTCAACGACGAGACGGTGTTCGTCCGGAACGTCGGCTGCTCGGACGACGACGCGGAGGAAGTGGTTCGGGAGTTCACGCCGGCGGGTGGTCGACCCGAGCCACTCAGGATCGCCCGACTCGCCGCCCGCGCCGCCGACGCCTGGTGCGACGACTTCACGAGCTGA
- the tatC gene encoding twin-arginine translocase subunit TatC, translating into MSGAVDEDVRRSVARGRETLGAMLSAAQTHLQKVAIVFLIGFLGSFYALWLYVWDRLKTDLFAPLPPRIARQTSVNAITPFDVPLLQAKIALVVGGVVALPVLLYYSRDALDERGYWPHVSAGWKVGVILLASALLFVVGVAYGYFVFFPLMFEFLATNAVNVGFEPHYSIVYWAQFILLLSASFGIAAQLPLAMTGLSLTGVVPYETFRDKWKYAIVGAFAFGALFSPPDPFTQVLWAVPIIVLYALSLGFTRIIVTFQRGGRAVSVRDVARERWRPVLGVPVVATGLVAGAIALGAGGYINQLLFRTPYFSSSDPLFVYIGPLFGLPRDAAIALVGLALFLFVLAVTLGVVTYRAVAVAAESAPGRPGAPAAIDVAELDEAGVRAAPPEVFTAMSEQEATAQASMAMSDGDPNKAQAVLDRFDAANAADGDDRLDAEEGTGEPGAAGEPADETNDFSDRLTRTTTGVVDAFTAEETTEDDIGGYYYDITFVLNSLRSRAFLILGLFMAVLAGTFIWLSQGGIGGIRADFLSRLPATVRPEQVGVVELHPVEALVFEIKLSTLFAAIVVLPLVLYYAWPALRERGLAGGDRRVLFLWGGALLASLVGGIAAGYTVIAPSVISWLTADVVGANMVVAYRISAAGWLVFFTTAGIGLLAMIPVTMLLFHRAGLVPYRGMRNRWREVTVGVFAFTAYASPRGVFMMFILGIPVMACYGLGLALLWIYTLGGRRTAQRRDQRESAD; encoded by the coding sequence ATGTCCGGAGCCGTCGACGAGGACGTCCGCCGGTCGGTTGCGCGCGGGCGAGAAACCCTCGGCGCGATGTTGTCCGCCGCCCAGACTCATCTCCAGAAGGTCGCCATCGTCTTCCTGATCGGCTTTCTGGGCTCGTTCTACGCGCTCTGGCTCTACGTCTGGGACCGCCTCAAGACCGACCTCTTCGCCCCGCTCCCACCACGGATCGCACGCCAGACCTCCGTCAACGCCATCACGCCGTTCGACGTGCCGTTGCTCCAGGCGAAGATCGCGCTGGTGGTCGGCGGGGTCGTCGCGCTCCCGGTCCTGCTCTACTACTCCCGGGACGCGCTCGACGAACGCGGCTACTGGCCACACGTCAGCGCCGGCTGGAAGGTCGGCGTCATCCTACTGGCGAGCGCGCTGTTGTTCGTCGTCGGCGTCGCGTACGGCTACTTCGTCTTCTTCCCGCTGATGTTCGAGTTCCTCGCGACAAACGCGGTCAACGTCGGGTTCGAACCCCACTACTCGATCGTCTACTGGGCGCAGTTCATCCTCCTGCTCTCGGCCTCGTTCGGGATCGCCGCCCAGCTCCCGCTCGCGATGACCGGGCTCTCGCTCACCGGCGTCGTCCCCTACGAGACCTTCCGCGACAAGTGGAAGTACGCGATCGTCGGGGCGTTCGCCTTCGGCGCGCTGTTCTCGCCGCCGGACCCCTTCACGCAGGTGCTCTGGGCGGTCCCGATAATCGTGCTCTACGCGCTGAGCCTCGGCTTCACGCGGATCATCGTGACCTTCCAGCGCGGCGGCCGTGCGGTCTCCGTTCGGGACGTGGCCCGCGAACGCTGGCGGCCGGTCCTCGGGGTCCCGGTGGTCGCCACCGGGCTGGTCGCGGGGGCCATCGCCCTCGGTGCCGGCGGCTACATCAACCAGCTCCTGTTCAGGACACCGTACTTCTCGTCGTCCGACCCCCTGTTCGTCTACATCGGTCCGCTGTTCGGCCTGCCGCGCGACGCCGCGATCGCGCTGGTCGGGCTCGCGCTCTTCCTGTTCGTGTTGGCGGTCACGCTGGGCGTCGTCACCTACCGGGCGGTCGCGGTCGCCGCCGAGTCCGCCCCCGGTCGTCCCGGCGCTCCGGCGGCCATCGACGTCGCCGAGCTCGACGAGGCCGGCGTCCGGGCCGCGCCCCCGGAGGTCTTCACCGCGATGAGCGAACAGGAGGCCACCGCCCAGGCCAGCATGGCGATGAGCGACGGCGACCCGAACAAGGCCCAGGCGGTCCTCGACCGCTTCGACGCCGCGAACGCCGCCGACGGCGACGACCGGCTCGATGCCGAGGAGGGCACGGGCGAACCGGGAGCCGCGGGCGAACCGGCGGACGAGACCAACGACTTCAGCGACCGGCTCACCCGGACCACCACCGGGGTGGTGGACGCGTTCACCGCCGAGGAGACCACCGAGGACGACATCGGGGGCTACTACTACGACATCACGTTCGTGCTCAACAGCCTCCGGTCGCGGGCGTTCCTCATCCTCGGGCTGTTCATGGCGGTGCTCGCCGGCACGTTCATCTGGCTCTCACAGGGCGGGATCGGCGGGATCCGAGCGGACTTCCTCTCGCGCCTCCCCGCCACGGTCCGACCCGAACAGGTCGGGGTCGTCGAGCTCCACCCCGTCGAGGCGTTGGTCTTCGAGATAAAGCTCAGCACGCTGTTCGCGGCGATCGTCGTCCTCCCGCTGGTGCTCTACTACGCCTGGCCCGCCCTCCGCGAGCGCGGCCTCGCGGGCGGGGACCGACGTGTCCTGTTCCTGTGGGGCGGCGCGCTCCTGGCGAGCCTCGTCGGCGGTATCGCGGCCGGATATACGGTGATCGCACCCAGCGTGATCTCGTGGCTCACCGCCGACGTGGTCGGCGCGAACATGGTCGTGGCCTACCGGATCAGCGCGGCCGGCTGGCTGGTCTTCTTCACCACCGCGGGGATCGGCCTGCTCGCGATGATCCCGGTCACGATGCTCCTGTTCCACCGCGCCGGGCTGGTCCCCTATCGCGGGATGCGCAACCGCTGGCGCGAGGTGACGGTGGGCGTGTTCGCGTTCACCGCCTACGCCTCGCCGCGCGGCGTGTTCATGATGTTCATCCTCGGAATCCCCGTGATGGCCTGTTACGGCCTCGGCCTCGCGCTCCTCTGGATCTACACCCTCGGCGGGCGGCGCACCGCCCAGCGTCGGGACCAGCGCGAGAGCGCCGACTGA
- a CDS encoding queuosine precursor transporter, with protein sequence MSATADTSRVGRASTIQVALVALFTTALVTAQLTATKILGFPIPVSLPVTGAELILPGASLAYALTFLASDCYAELYGRRAAHVLVAVGFAMNLVLLGLVWATIAAPAAASSVDPTAFATVLGASTNVVVGSLLAYVVSQNWDVFVFHRLRNHTDGRALWLRNIGSTATSQAIDTVIFVGVAFYLAPQLLGVGSALPGSVLIGLAVGQYLLKLLIALCDTPVVYAIVGYARSRADAGEPRPSAD encoded by the coding sequence GTGAGCGCCACCGCCGACACGTCGAGGGTCGGGCGCGCGTCCACGATCCAGGTCGCCCTCGTCGCGCTCTTCACGACCGCGCTCGTGACCGCCCAGCTCACCGCGACCAAGATCCTGGGGTTTCCGATCCCGGTCTCGCTCCCGGTGACGGGGGCGGAGCTGATACTGCCTGGCGCGTCGCTGGCCTACGCGCTCACCTTTCTCGCCTCGGACTGTTATGCCGAGCTCTACGGTCGTCGCGCCGCCCACGTCCTCGTCGCCGTCGGGTTCGCGATGAACCTGGTCCTGCTGGGACTCGTGTGGGCGACGATCGCCGCGCCCGCCGCCGCCTCCAGCGTCGACCCGACGGCGTTCGCGACGGTGCTCGGCGCGAGCACCAACGTCGTGGTCGGGAGCCTCCTGGCCTACGTCGTGAGTCAGAACTGGGACGTCTTCGTCTTCCACCGGCTCAGGAACCACACCGACGGCCGCGCGCTCTGGCTCCGGAACATCGGTTCGACCGCGACCAGCCAGGCGATCGACACCGTGATCTTCGTCGGGGTCGCCTTCTACCTCGCCCCGCAGCTCCTCGGGGTCGGCAGCGCGCTCCCCGGGTCGGTTCTGATCGGCCTCGCGGTCGGTCAGTACCTCCTCAAACTCCTGATCGCGCTGTGTGATACGCCCGTCGTCTACGCCATCGTGGGCTACGCGCGCTCGCGGGCCGACGCCGGCGAGCCACGACCGAGCGCGGACTGA
- a CDS encoding ORC1-type DNA replication protein, protein MADDGMLSWDESVFRDEHVFEVDYLPETFHHRENQLDGLQYALRPAVRGSRPLNAMVRGPPGTGKTTAIQKLFAELDGRRGVRTVRVNCQVDSTRYAVFSRIFEAIFEYEPPASGISFKSLFEQITDHLTDEDEVLTVCLDDVNYLFYEGEASETLYSLLRAHETHAGAKVGVLLVSSDLDLDVVAELDSRVQSVFRPEEVFFPAYGESEVVDILDERVRRGFREGVVGPTVLDRVAELTAGTGDLRVGIDLLRRAGLHAEGRASERVEAEDVETAYEKSRHVHLSRRVRGLTDSERALLRVVAEYDGDRAGDVYEAFHDETDLGYTRYSEIVNKLDRVGLIEATYTTVEGRGRSRELSLAYDADAVRDRLD, encoded by the coding sequence ATGGCGGACGATGGGATGCTCTCGTGGGACGAGTCGGTCTTCCGTGACGAACACGTCTTCGAGGTCGACTACCTCCCCGAGACCTTCCATCACCGCGAGAACCAACTCGATGGGCTCCAGTACGCCCTCCGGCCCGCGGTCCGCGGCTCGCGCCCGCTCAACGCGATGGTTCGCGGCCCGCCGGGGACGGGAAAGACCACCGCGATCCAGAAACTCTTCGCCGAGCTCGACGGCCGGCGCGGCGTTCGGACGGTGCGGGTCAACTGCCAGGTCGATTCGACCCGGTACGCAGTGTTTTCTAGGATCTTCGAGGCGATCTTCGAGTACGAACCGCCGGCGAGCGGGATCTCCTTCAAGAGCCTCTTCGAGCAGATAACCGACCACCTCACCGACGAGGACGAGGTTCTCACCGTCTGTCTCGACGACGTGAACTACCTCTTCTACGAAGGAGAAGCCTCGGAGACTCTCTATTCACTCCTCAGAGCCCACGAGACCCACGCCGGCGCGAAGGTCGGCGTCCTGCTGGTCTCCTCGGACCTCGACCTCGACGTGGTGGCCGAACTCGACAGTCGGGTCCAGAGCGTCTTCCGGCCCGAGGAGGTGTTCTTTCCGGCCTACGGCGAGAGCGAGGTGGTCGATATCCTCGACGAACGGGTCCGGCGCGGCTTCCGTGAGGGGGTGGTGGGACCCACGGTGCTGGATCGGGTCGCCGAACTCACCGCCGGCACGGGTGACCTCCGGGTCGGGATCGACCTCCTCCGGCGTGCCGGCCTCCACGCCGAGGGTCGCGCGAGCGAGCGTGTCGAGGCCGAAGACGTCGAGACCGCCTACGAGAAGTCACGCCACGTCCACCTCTCGCGGCGGGTCCGCGGGCTCACCGACTCCGAGCGCGCGCTGCTCCGCGTCGTCGCCGAGTACGACGGCGACCGCGCGGGCGACGTCTACGAGGCGTTCCACGACGAGACCGACCTCGGCTACACCCGCTACTCGGAGATCGTCAACAAGCTCGACCGGGTGGGCCTCATCGAGGCCACCTACACCACCGTCGAGGGTCGTGGCCGCTCGCGCGAACTCTCGCTGGCCTACGACGCCGACGCGGTTCGTGACCGGCTGGACTAG
- a CDS encoding radical SAM protein produces MISKGCEQCAKGGKMVLFVYGYCDQRDCFYCPLGENRKNVTQTYANERKVESDADVLEEAHKMDALGTSITGGEPQEAMEKTCRYLRLLKEEFGEDHHTHLYTGITGGRENMRRLSEAGLDEIRFHPPFEQWGDLHGTEWEDILYIAREEGLTPAFEIPGIRAEQEFIDFLDEGAADFCNINEFEMSDGNYRRMQEQGFELREGHMSAVEGSHDILEAMGDHEKVYFCTSVFKDAAQHRNRLKRMAKTIRREFDEVTDDGTLVYGKAWETSEQLAALGVSEEFYSEKSDHVELAWWLLEEMVEDGEVGKGEIVEQYPTADGTVVERTPLA; encoded by the coding sequence ATGATCTCGAAGGGCTGTGAACAGTGCGCCAAGGGGGGCAAGATGGTGCTGTTCGTCTACGGCTACTGCGACCAGCGTGACTGCTTTTACTGCCCGCTCGGCGAGAACAGGAAGAACGTCACCCAGACCTACGCCAACGAGCGCAAAGTCGAGTCCGACGCCGACGTCCTCGAAGAAGCCCACAAGATGGACGCGCTCGGGACGTCTATTACTGGTGGCGAACCCCAGGAGGCGATGGAGAAGACCTGTCGCTACCTCCGCCTCCTGAAAGAGGAGTTCGGCGAGGACCACCACACCCACCTCTACACCGGGATCACGGGCGGTCGCGAGAACATGCGCCGTCTCTCGGAAGCGGGCCTCGACGAGATACGCTTCCACCCACCGTTCGAGCAGTGGGGCGATCTTCACGGAACGGAGTGGGAGGACATCCTCTACATCGCCCGTGAGGAGGGCCTGACGCCCGCGTTCGAGATCCCCGGCATCCGCGCCGAACAGGAGTTCATCGACTTCCTCGACGAGGGCGCGGCCGACTTCTGCAACATCAACGAGTTCGAGATGAGCGACGGGAACTACCGGCGAATGCAGGAGCAGGGCTTCGAACTCCGCGAGGGTCACATGAGCGCCGTCGAGGGGAGCCACGACATCCTCGAAGCGATGGGCGACCACGAGAAGGTCTACTTCTGCACCTCCGTCTTCAAGGACGCCGCCCAGCACCGCAATCGCCTGAAACGGATGGCGAAGACCATCCGCCGGGAGTTCGACGAGGTCACCGACGACGGCACGCTCGTCTACGGCAAGGCCTGGGAGACCAGCGAACAACTCGCCGCCCTCGGCGTTTCGGAGGAGTTCTACAGCGAGAAATCCGACCACGTCGAACTCGCGTGGTGGCTCCTAGAGGAGATGGTCGAGGACGGCGAGGTCGGCAAGGGCGAGATCGTCGAGCAGTATCCCACTGCCGATGGAACCGTGGTCGAACGGACGCCCCTCGCGTAG
- a CDS encoding DUF373 family protein gives MLLVLCIDLDDDLGRKAGVETPVVGRDRVEHAAVALATTDPEDSDSNVLFEGLHIHDEITDEQVEVAAVTGVESGGVAANRKVGNEIDQILAGLATGEEIRAVVVTDGAQDESVIPVIRSRLPIDGVRRVVVRQAQNLESMYYTMKQVLDDPETRGTILVPLGILLLIYPLAETAAQLGVPGAAVFGVLSALLGLYVLFRGLGLERVIDEGVARARRGLYAGRVMVITTVVAVALVAVGVVRGLGALDAHTTVNAVEVLAAFTVGSVPWVAAAGVTSSLGRITDTYLAERFRWRYLNAPVYVAAIAAVLHAVSGFLLGEVGLSYTALALTAGTLLGLVSTLAFAVVESRFPTTPDPV, from the coding sequence ATGCTGCTCGTGCTGTGTATCGACCTCGACGACGACCTCGGGCGGAAGGCCGGCGTCGAGACCCCCGTCGTGGGTCGCGACCGGGTCGAGCACGCCGCGGTCGCGCTCGCTACCACGGACCCCGAGGACTCCGATTCGAACGTCCTCTTCGAGGGGCTCCACATCCACGACGAGATCACCGACGAGCAGGTCGAGGTCGCCGCGGTCACGGGCGTCGAGAGCGGCGGGGTGGCCGCCAACCGAAAGGTCGGCAACGAGATCGACCAGATCCTCGCGGGGCTCGCCACGGGCGAGGAGATCCGCGCGGTGGTCGTCACCGACGGGGCCCAGGACGAGTCGGTGATCCCCGTGATCCGCTCGCGGCTGCCGATCGACGGCGTCCGGCGCGTGGTGGTCCGGCAGGCCCAGAACCTCGAATCGATGTACTACACGATGAAACAGGTCCTCGACGACCCCGAGACGCGCGGGACGATCCTCGTCCCGCTCGGGATCCTCCTGTTGATCTACCCGCTCGCCGAGACCGCCGCCCAGCTCGGCGTCCCCGGCGCGGCGGTCTTCGGGGTCCTCTCCGCACTGTTGGGTCTCTACGTCCTCTTTCGTGGGCTTGGCCTCGAACGCGTCATCGACGAGGGCGTCGCGCGGGCACGGCGCGGGCTCTACGCCGGTCGCGTGATGGTGATCACGACCGTGGTGGCGGTCGCGCTGGTCGCGGTCGGCGTGGTTCGCGGGCTGGGTGCGCTCGATGCCCACACCACCGTCAACGCGGTCGAGGTCCTCGCGGCGTTCACCGTGGGGTCGGTACCGTGGGTCGCCGCGGCGGGCGTCACCAGCAGCCTCGGCCGGATCACGGACACCTACCTCGCCGAGCGGTTCCGGTGGCGCTACCTCAACGCGCCGGTCTACGTCGCCGCCATCGCGGCCGTTCTCCACGCCGTGAGTGGCTTCCTGCTCGGCGAGGTCGGGCTGTCGTACACGGCGCTCGCGCTCACCGCCGGCACGCTCCTCGGGCTCGTGAGCACGCTGGCGTTCGCGGTCGTGGAGTCGCGCTTTCCGACCACGCCGGACCCCGTGTAG
- the pdxS gene encoding pyridoxal 5'-phosphate synthase lyase subunit PdxS — translation MADGTDLEELKRGTDLVKRGFARMQQGGVIMDVVNAEQARIAEDAGAVAVMALEAVPADIRKRGGVARMADPADIAEIIEEVSIPVMGKSRIGHTKEAQILEAVGVDMIDESEVLTPADDDYHIDKRDFTAPFVCGARDLGEALRRIGEGAAMIRTKGEAGTGDVNQAVYHQRTIKGAIRKLEGMSHEEREAYAREIEAPADLVHETAEAGRLPVVNFAAGGIATPADAALMMHHDCDGIFVGSGIFGAENPEAMGEAIVEATNAWDDPETLARIATSTGKGMKGDANADLPEEEMLQGRGV, via the coding sequence ATGGCCGACGGAACCGATCTGGAGGAGTTGAAGCGCGGTACCGACCTCGTCAAGCGCGGGTTCGCACGGATGCAGCAGGGCGGCGTCATTATGGACGTGGTGAACGCCGAACAGGCGCGGATCGCCGAGGACGCCGGCGCGGTGGCCGTGATGGCGCTCGAAGCCGTCCCCGCCGACATCCGAAAGCGCGGCGGCGTCGCCCGGATGGCCGACCCCGCCGACATCGCCGAGATCATCGAGGAGGTCTCGATCCCGGTGATGGGGAAATCCAGGATCGGCCACACGAAGGAAGCCCAGATCCTCGAAGCCGTGGGCGTGGACATGATCGACGAATCTGAAGTGCTGACGCCCGCCGACGACGACTACCACATCGACAAGCGCGACTTCACCGCGCCGTTCGTCTGTGGCGCGCGCGACCTCGGCGAAGCCCTCCGACGGATCGGCGAGGGCGCAGCGATGATCCGAACCAAAGGCGAGGCCGGCACCGGCGACGTGAACCAGGCCGTCTACCACCAGCGCACGATCAAGGGCGCGATCCGCAAGCTCGAAGGGATGAGCCACGAGGAACGCGAGGCCTACGCCCGCGAGATCGAAGCCCCCGCCGACCTCGTTCACGAGACCGCCGAGGCGGGCCGCCTGCCCGTCGTGAACTTCGCCGCCGGCGGTATCGCGACCCCCGCCGACGCCGCGTTGATGATGCACCACGACTGCGACGGGATCTTCGTCGGCTCCGGTATCTTCGGGGCCGAGAACCCCGAGGCGATGGGCGAGGCCATCGTCGAGGCCACGAACGCCTGGGACGACCCCGAGACGCTCGCCCGGATCGCGACCAGCACCGGAAAGGGAATGAAGGGCGACGCGAACGCCGACCTCCCCGAGGAGGAGATGCTGCAGGGCCGCGGCGTCTGA
- the tatC gene encoding twin-arginine translocase subunit TatC has translation MAESTGTGGVTNESSEANAPLDDAEMPLADHIEEMIKRLGVVLVAMALVSGVVFLVADDLINFIWYSLLPGSAQLCPDAPADVAACPRVYDPLGLILARLKVSTLAGFVVALPLFVYETYAFMRPGLYPRERRYYIAAVPTSLVLAVVGVGFAFLVVLPVIFTYFLSYSEAAANIAFGLTETFGLMTLLMGFFALVFQIPLFVMLAIMMGITTRAWLANKRLYFWGTFIGIAFLFSPDPTGMAPIIVAATMITLFEGTLLLLRWTGSD, from the coding sequence ATGGCGGAATCGACGGGGACAGGGGGCGTCACGAACGAATCGAGCGAGGCGAACGCGCCGCTCGACGACGCCGAGATGCCGCTCGCCGACCACATCGAGGAGATGATAAAGCGGCTGGGGGTGGTGCTCGTGGCGATGGCGCTGGTCTCCGGGGTCGTCTTCCTCGTGGCCGACGACCTCATCAACTTCATCTGGTACTCCCTGCTGCCCGGCTCGGCCCAGCTCTGTCCGGACGCGCCCGCCGACGTCGCGGCGTGTCCCCGGGTCTACGATCCGCTCGGGCTGATCCTCGCCCGGCTCAAGGTCTCGACCCTCGCGGGCTTCGTGGTGGCGCTGCCCCTCTTCGTCTACGAGACCTACGCCTTCATGCGCCCCGGGCTCTACCCCCGCGAGCGCCGCTACTACATCGCCGCGGTCCCGACCAGCCTCGTGCTCGCGGTCGTCGGCGTGGGGTTCGCCTTCCTGGTCGTCTTGCCCGTTATCTTCACCTACTTCCTGAGTTACTCCGAGGCCGCCGCGAACATCGCGTTCGGCCTCACCGAGACCTTCGGATTGATGACGCTGCTGATGGGCTTTTTCGCGCTCGTCTTCCAGATCCCGCTGTTCGTGATGCTCGCGATCATGATGGGGATCACGACGCGAGCCTGGCTCGCGAACAAGCGGCTCTACTTCTGGGGGACGTTCATCGGGATCGCCTTCCTCTTCAGCCCCGACCCGACCGGGATGGCCCCGATCATCGTCGCCGCGACGATGATCACGCTGTTCGAGGGGACCCTGCTCTTACTCCGGTGGACCGGCTCGGACTAG
- a CDS encoding DUF5786 family protein, with protein sequence MGFGSYDESEQSSQDYDQDLDESLETEEEAHAGEVSFEFGASNDELLDRLKDIKEE encoded by the coding sequence ATGGGATTTGGGAGCTACGATGAATCCGAACAATCGAGCCAGGACTACGACCAAGACCTCGACGAGAGCCTCGAAACCGAGGAGGAGGCCCACGCTGGCGAGGTCAGCTTCGAGTTCGGCGCGTCGAACGACGAGCTCCTCGACAGGCTCAAGGACATCAAAGAGGAGTGA